One segment of Rosa chinensis cultivar Old Blush chromosome 6, RchiOBHm-V2, whole genome shotgun sequence DNA contains the following:
- the LOC112170803 gene encoding putative F-box/LRR-repeat protein At4g15060, whose translation MVVVDKIQPHLPNLVIHQIQSLLPTKSALRMSFLSKQWEGVWPLSPVIDFDQGGTHTDDEDNIKFINILERYLEFCLKDKQLLDKFRLHMRYHGEGRTVTVVDIWVRFAVMRSIKELDISLGSIWPDYYYLSLENLGGKSITTLNLEYVAIDKISNELSLPSLKYVSLKTVRMDYSVIHRLISECPSMEYLSLTSCSLIDRGKMSLATLFLYTSSSYNNLKTLEVRDCMFSYIRVTGINLESFTLDSRYRHLKRVALCG comes from the coding sequence atggtggtggtggacaAGATACAGCCTCACTTACCCAACCTTGTTATCCACCAAATCCAGTCACTCCTTCCCACCAAATCTGCCCTCCGCATGAGCTTTCTTTCCAAACAATGGGAAGGAGTGTGGCCTTTGTCCCCTGTTATAGATTTCGACCAGGGAGGTACACACACTGATGACGAGGACAACATAAAGTTCATCAACATCTTGGAAAGGTATTTGGAATTCTGTCTGAAAGACAAACAACTCTTGGATAAATTCCGGCTTCACATGAGATATCATGGAGAAGGTAGAACTGTTACTGTAGTCGATATATGGGTAAGGTTTGCAGTTATGAGAAGCATAAAAGAACTAGATATCAGCCTTGGAAGTATCTGGCCAGACTACTACTACTTATCCTTGGAAAACCTTGGTGGAAAATCTATCACAACATTAAATTTGGAGTATGTAGCAATCGATAAGATCTCTAACGAGTTGAGCCTTCCTTCCCTGAAATATGTGTCCCTCAAGACTGTGCGCATGGACTACTCGGTTATACATAGATTGATTTCGGAGTGCCCTTCCATGGAGTATTTGTCACTAACTTCATGTTCTCTAATTGACCGAGGCAAAATGTCACTTGCAACACTATTTCTCTATACTAGTTCAAGTTATAATAATCTCAAAACATTGGAAGTTAGGGACTGCATGTTTTCATATATTCGAGTTACAGGAATAAATCTGGAATCTTTTACACTCGATTCGAGATATAGGCACCTCAAGAGGGTTGCCTTATGTGGGTGA